In Cytophagales bacterium, the sequence AGGAAGAATTCTTTTAAGAATGACATGGGTTCTGGATACTAGTGTAGCGACAAATTAGTTTTGCAACATTAATAGCAATAAATAGATCCTTTTCGTTATAAATCAACAAATGGTTATATGGTTATATGGTTATATGGTTATACCTGCCTGCCAGTAGGCAGGTAGGTGGTTAAATAGTTGGTGGTTAGATGAAAGAGTTACTAATCTCAAAGGTTAAATTCCTAGCTATATTGCTGGCAATTTAGTGCCATAAAACCATATAACCATATAACCATATAACCATATAGCCATATGACAATCTTAACAATTGGCCAACCCCAGTCATTGCCTACTGCCACTACAGACCGTCTAAACTATCTTTCCATCCTTTATTTCCAACTGTCTATCTGCCATTGCTGCTAATTTCCTGTTATGAGTTACAATCACAAAAGTTTGTGTTAATTTATCTCTAAGTCTGAAGAATAATTGATGCAAATCTTTAGCATTTTTTGAATCCAGGTTACCGCTGGGTTCATCAGCAAAAACAATGGAAGGATCATTGATCAGTGCCCGTGCAACAGCAGTTCTTTGCAGCTCTCCTCCGGACATGTCTGAAGGCTTATGATTTATCCTGTCATTAAGCCCCAAAAAACTTAATAGATCTTTAGCTTTGTTTTCTACATTTTTTGATTTCCCGTTGCCCAAATAACCAGGTATGCAGACATTCTCTAATGCTGAAAATTCGGGAAGTAAATTATGGAATTGAAATATAAAACCAATATGCTGATTTCTAAAATGCGCTAACTTATTTCCCCTCATTGTCAGCACATTTTTTTCGTTGAGTATAACCTGGCCTTGATTCGGGTGATCAAGGAGACCTAAAATATGTAACAACGTACTTTTACCAGCTCCGGAAGCGCCAACAATGGAAACAATTTCTCCCTGATTTACTTCAATATCAATACCATTTAAAACGTGTAGCTCATGATATGATTTATGTATATTTTTAGCTTTTAACATCTAATTTTTTTTGTAGAAATGTTGCATGTTGGAACGAAGTGGAAATCCCCCCTAGTACTCGGGGGGGCAACGTCTTTACAAAAAAAAATAGATTATTTTTCTAAAATCTCAAACTCAGTTCTCCTGTTTAGCTGCCTTCCCTTCTCATTATCACTGCCGTCAGGATTTTCATTTGGCGCTATGGGTTTTGCAAAACCATACCCTACGGCTTTCAACCGGTCTGTAGCTACTCCACTTTTGGTCAGATGATCAACCACAGTTTGTGCCCGGTTTTCCGACAATTTCTGATTATATTCTTCAGTTCCCCGGTTATCAGTATGCCCTGATATTTCAATTTTAAGATCAGGATATTCTGTCAATAATTTATACAATCTTTCAAGCTCCAATACCGAGTTTTGCCTTAATGTCGCTTTATCGTGATCGAAGAAAATATTTCTCAGCACGATCTTCTTCCCTATCTCTATTTTCTTAAGCTCAATATTTTTTTCAACCTCCTGGTAAGCCATAGACGCCAGGAGGTTAAAATTTTCGGAATGGAATAAATAACCATCCCTTTTAACCGCAATTCCATAATTTCTGCCGGAAGGCAGAGAGATCAGGTATTGACCGGTTTTAGTATTAGAAGTTAATGTACCTATTACTACACTTGAATCGTTATCTACAATCTGTATTTCAGCCTCCAAAGGCTCATGCGTTTGTTCATCGGAAATAATACCCTTTAAAATTGTTAGGTTTTTTGTGGGTTTGGGGAATTTGATCACATAGATATCATTATCCCCTTGTCCGTCACCACGAGCAGAGGCATAATATCCATGCTCTCCACTGGCAGATAAAACAAAATACACATCATCATAAGGAGTATTGATAGGATAACCAAGATTTTTTGGTCTGGAAAAGCTACGTCCTGAAAATGTAGATTCAAAAATATCGTAGCCCCCCATGCCTCGCTGCCCCTTTGAACTAAAATATAATGTTTTACCGTCAGGATGAAAAAAAACACCCTCTTCATCATAAATGGTATTTATTTTCGAGGCAAGCCTGGGTTTGGTCCATTTAAGGTCCTTCTTTTTACACCAGTAAATGTCTTTCCCCCCTACTCCACCGGGCCTGTTGCTTACAAAAAATAAATATTGCTCATCTGCAGAAAGCGTTACAGATTTTTCAGCATGCGAAGAATTAATACCGTCCGGTAAAGGATCTGCCGGAGGCCATTCATAACCGTCTATTTTAGAAATATGCAGATCTCCTCCATCTGCCTTAGCATCGTTAAAGAGGAATAATTTCTGCCCATCCGCACTCAATCCAACCACTGACTCGTGTGATTCCGAGCATAAAGGCGGTCCAACCGGTGAAGCTTCCAGCCATGTACCATTAAAATTGATCGTTACATATACATCTTCAAAATACTTTCCATCATTAGGATCTTTCCCTCCTCCAGTAGTATTTGCCCGCCTGGAGGTGAAATACATTACTGCTTCATCAGCGCTGATCACCGGTCCATATTCAGGGTCTGCCGAATTTACGTTTACACCTAAATTTTCAATCTTGACATCTACGGGGTTTAGAAACAGCTTTTTTGCCGTTTTACATTCTGTTATCCTTTGCGTGATCAGGTATCTTAATTTTTCTACTTTTACTTTTGACGAAAATGACAAAACCCGGTCTTCCCTAACTATTTTAGCTACTATTCTTGTCATTTTTCTCACATTTAGTTCCTTTCTTTTTGAGAGCTGGCTATAATATATCAAGTATTCTTTTTTTGCATTATCAAATTCATAGTTAAACTGGTAAGCTCTTGCCAGCAAATAATGTGCTTCCGGATTTTCGGGGTCTGATACTGCTTTTTGAAGATAAGGGATGGCTTTGATCTCATCACGCATATTAAAATAACATAAGCCGATCTTAAAGTTCAAAGAAGGATTTTCCGTGTCTAATTCGTTTGCTTTTAAAAATAGTTCGAGAGCTGTATTAAAATCAGGTAAAATTTGCTTGAATATTTTATCGGCTTTCTTTATATTGTTGGCAGCTTCCTTTATACCACTTGCTGTTTCTTGTGCAGAGATATTAAAAAAAATCAGACTCGAAAATATTACAGTAAACATGCTTGCTTTCATAGGTTTGTTAGTTTATTCTCGAATTTTTAAATTTCCTAATCTAACCTCGGGCAGGGAATAGGTTTACCTTGTTTAGCTTTTGAGAAAGGGAAAGCCGCAGAAAGAGAAATCTCAGGGCCACCTTTCAGCTTACTTGCTACGTTCAATCCCGAAACATTGATATCATAGCTCAGTCCTATGTTAAAGTTCTCATAACTAAACTTCAAAACCATCATAATGGCGTCTCCAAATCGGTACCATGCACCTAAATACAGGTAGCTTTGTGTTATATATACATTCTTATCAATGATGTTATATTTCACAAAAGAGCCGATACTGGTCGTAAAATTGGTTCCCTGCTTTAAAATGAGAAAACTGGGTAATACGTTAAGCTTTTTATTGATCTCAAGCTGCCCGCCCCCTGTGATGTGAACATTTCTTTTCAACCTGTCGCTTTCATCTAAAAAAGATTGCCTGGGTTTATTGATGTGGTGCAATGAAATTCCTCCATAAAGATTAAGACTTTTGTATTGAGAATCATAATACCATAACAGACCTGAAGCAATATCAAAATAAGTCAGGTTATCCAGTTTAAAATCTTCTCCGGTAGACAAATCCTCATCAAAGTCAAAACCATCCCACTGATTGTCAAATTCAAGGTTAGAATAATCAATACTTCTTTTTACAATTCCCGGATGCGCGCTTAACGCAATAAATTGTTCTTCATTCAATTGTTTATGAAATACGAGCGGAATGCCAAAATGTAAGGTATTTAGTCTTGAATTTCCTGCTTTCTCGTTGATAAATACGATGCCTGCTCCTGTATAATCATATCGATTAAGCTTACCTTTAAGCATAGAGAAGTCAACAGTAAGCGCCAGGGTATTATAGGCCTCCCCTATGCTATTCCATTGGTTACGATAATTCAGCACAATACGCTGGCTTCCGTTAAATCCACCGGTGAATGAGGGGTTTACAATTATTGGGGCTTCAAAGAATTGTGTAAAATGGATATCCTGAGTGTAACACAGATTACACAGGTTAATGAAGATTACACAGATTACGATTAATTTTTTCATAGTAGTAATTATGTGTTAGTCGTTATTGGTTATTCAAACAATGAAGGAATAACTATCCCAACATTTTTATCAATT encodes:
- a CDS encoding ABC transporter ATP-binding protein produces the protein MLKAKNIHKSYHELHVLNGIDIEVNQGEIVSIVGASGAGKSTLLHILGLLDHPNQGQVILNEKNVLTMRGNKLAHFRNQHIGFIFQFHNLLPEFSALENVCIPGYLGNGKSKNVENKAKDLLSFLGLNDRINHKPSDMSGGELQRTAVARALINDPSIVFADEPSGNLDSKNAKDLHQLFFRLRDKLTQTFVIVTHNRKLAAMADRQLEIKDGKIV
- a CDS encoding OmpA family protein codes for the protein MKASMFTVIFSSLIFFNISAQETASGIKEAANNIKKADKIFKQILPDFNTALELFLKANELDTENPSLNFKIGLCYFNMRDEIKAIPYLQKAVSDPENPEAHYLLARAYQFNYEFDNAKKEYLIYYSQLSKRKELNVRKMTRIVAKIVREDRVLSFSSKVKVEKLRYLITQRITECKTAKKLFLNPVDVKIENLGVNVNSADPEYGPVISADEAVMYFTSRRANTTGGGKDPNDGKYFEDVYVTINFNGTWLEASPVGPPLCSESHESVVGLSADGQKLFLFNDAKADGGDLHISKIDGYEWPPADPLPDGINSSHAEKSVTLSADEQYLFFVSNRPGGVGGKDIYWCKKKDLKWTKPRLASKINTIYDEEGVFFHPDGKTLYFSSKGQRGMGGYDIFESTFSGRSFSRPKNLGYPINTPYDDVYFVLSASGEHGYYASARGDGQGDNDIYVIKFPKPTKNLTILKGIISDEQTHEPLEAEIQIVDNDSSVVIGTLTSNTKTGQYLISLPSGRNYGIAVKRDGYLFHSENFNLLASMAYQEVEKNIELKKIEIGKKIVLRNIFFDHDKATLRQNSVLELERLYKLLTEYPDLKIEISGHTDNRGTEEYNQKLSENRAQTVVDHLTKSGVATDRLKAVGYGFAKPIAPNENPDGSDNEKGRQLNRRTEFEILEK
- a CDS encoding type IX secretion system membrane protein PorP/SprF, with the translated sequence MKKLIVICVIFINLCNLCYTQDIHFTQFFEAPIIVNPSFTGGFNGSQRIVLNYRNQWNSIGEAYNTLALTVDFSMLKGKLNRYDYTGAGIVFINEKAGNSRLNTLHFGIPLVFHKQLNEEQFIALSAHPGIVKRSIDYSNLEFDNQWDGFDFDEDLSTGEDFKLDNLTYFDIASGLLWYYDSQYKSLNLYGGISLHHINKPRQSFLDESDRLKRNVHITGGGQLEINKKLNVLPSFLILKQGTNFTTSIGSFVKYNIIDKNVYITQSYLYLGAWYRFGDAIMMVLKFSYENFNIGLSYDINVSGLNVASKLKGGPEISLSAAFPFSKAKQGKPIPCPRLD